A genomic window from Silene latifolia isolate original U9 population chromosome Y, ASM4854445v1, whole genome shotgun sequence includes:
- the LOC141632063 gene encoding uncharacterized protein LOC141632063, whose protein sequence is MAKARHGMKTLKVKGKKNLGKYLGLPTDFQGSKRELFRSLIDNVMKRISSWNGIFLSSAGRLTLIASVLSNLSNYVLSVFKIPDGRITENLSLNYGNNLSWGAKSILHGLAMVRQHIGWKPGLDSCLNVWINNWVGGECPEPNLGVLDAEFVELRNVTVKDLITSTADGRKVWNATLVRQLFEEESVHLILAKPICFSQLVDEVYWLHSNDGEYSVKSGYGVTFEEFMDRRGSDKDKTRIGEDVRLFCRRKMWKMSGPQTWKILVWRILTNTLSVGRNFRERNIGIDTNCKLCLSSGVSMETLEHLFRDCPVSRRLWAGSELGIRTELGSHLCIAKWIIQWISYLGNLEGGEARIVRFLAMLWCLWSIRNKILFQGLTFHPLMFYNLWTPMVGTADQAAETREKDLATTMEFSGMSRMDSMLWIRESNPVCIVGEIRNCDYVRIMVDAGWRGFEKAGIGWEGVLGNGQSFCREVRKIRAESPLQAEGLGVLSVMIWAQEQGLRHLEISTDCISIVYQLAGIERMQHLIKATLMDIIGTAASFHCLAISYIPRSFNKRAHGLACKAMDS, encoded by the exons ATGGCTAAAGCACGACATGGGATGAAGACGCTAAAGGtaaaaggaaagaaaaatcttGGAAAATATCTCGGATTACCTACAGATTTTCAAGGTTCTAAACGTGAGCTGTTCAGGAGTCTGATTGATAACGTCATGAAAAGAATTTCCTCTTGGAATGGGATTTTTTTGTCATCAGCGGGTAGATTGACCCTTATTGCCTCCGTCCTATCAAATCTCTCAAATTATGTTCTATCGGTTtttaaaataccg GACGGAAGGATAACGGAAAATTTATCGCTGAACTATGGAAACAATCTGTCATGGGGGGCAAAAAGTATTCTACATGGGTTGGCTATGGTACGGCAGCATATAGGATGGAAGCCTGGTCTTGACTCATGTTTGAACGTGTGGATTAATAATTGGGTGGGAGGAGAGTGTCCGGAGCCAAATTTGGGTGTGTTGGATGCTGAGTTTGTGGAGCTAAGGAACGTCACGGTAAAGGATTTAATTACGTCCACGGCTGATGGTAGGAAAGTTTGGAATGCTACTCTTGTTCGTCAACTTTTCGAGGAAGAAAGTGTGCATCTGATTTTAGCCAAACCAATATGTTTTTCGCAATTAGTGGATGAAGTGTATTGGTTACATAGCAATGATGGCGAATATAGCGTCAAGAGTGGGTATGGTGTTACTTTTGAGGAATTCATGGATCGTCGAGGGTCGGATAAAGACAAGACCAGAATAGGGGAGGATGTACGCTTATTTTGTAGGCGGAAAATGTGGAAGATGTCGGGGCCTCAAACGTGGAAAATCCTTGTGTGGAGAATATTAACTAACACCCTTTCGGTAGGGAGAAACTTTAGGGAAAGGAATATTGGGATTGACACGAATTGCAAACTATGTTTGTCATCTGGTGTGAGTATGGAAACCTTGGAACATTTATTCCGTGACTGTCCGGTGTCACGGAGACTTTGGGCTGGCTCTGAGCTAGGAATACGTACTGAGTTAGGATCCCATCTGTGTATCGCAAAGTGGATTATTCAATGGATATCGTATCTTGGAAATCTGGAGGGTGGAGAGGCTCGGATAGTGCGTTTCCTGGCAATGCTTTGGTGTCTATGGAGCATCCGTAATAAAATTCTCTTTCAAGGTTTAACTTTCCACCCGTTAATGTTTTATAATTTATGGACACCAATGGTTGGAACGGCGGACCAGGCGGCGGAGACACGTGAAAAGGACTTAGCTACTACTATGGAGTTTTCAGGTATGTCTAGAATGGATAGTATGTTGTGGATTCGAGAAAGTAATCCGGTTTGTATTGTGGGTGAGATAAGAAATTGTGATTACGTAAGAATTATGGTGGATGCCGGGTGGAGGGGGTTTGAGAAAGCAGGTATTGGCTGGGAAGGTGTCTTGGGAAATGGACAAAGTTTTTGCAGGGAAGTGAGAAAGATTAGAGCTGAATCACCGCTTCAAGCTGAGGGTCTGGGGGTGTTATCCGTTATGATATGGGCACAAGAACAAGGATTACGACACTTGGAGATCTCTACGGACTGCATCTCTATTGTCTATCAACTAGCTGGTATTGAACGAATGCAACACCTCATTAAAGCGACTCTAATGGATATTATTGGAACAGCTGCATCTTTTCATTGTTTAGCTATTAGTTACATTCCTAGATCGTTTAATAAAAGAGCACATGGCCTTGCATGTAAGGCCATGGATAGTTAG